In a single window of the Flavobacterium sp. W4I14 genome:
- a CDS encoding pyridoxine 4-dehydrogenase (product_source=KO:K05275; cath_funfam=3.20.20.100; cog=COG0667; ko=KO:K05275; pfam=PF00248; superfamily=51430), translated as MGNTTFKLGELEINRLGYGAMQLTGNGVFGEVEDRENAIKVLREAVANGVNFIDTAEAYGPKFNESLIADALHPYKQDLLIATKGGFDRPGPNNWVPNGNPEKIGQDIEGSLQRLKVDSIDLWQLHRIDPKVNVADTLAPVIEAVKEGKIKYVGLSEVTIDQIKQVQDILPIVSVQNLYNLANRQWENVLDFTAEQGLAFIPWFPLASGPAKLEDKIKAIAEKHQATTAQIALAWLLKRSSNILLIPGTKSVAHLKENLKATEIELTDAEFESLAK; from the coding sequence ATGGGAAATACAACATTTAAATTAGGCGAATTAGAAATTAACCGTTTAGGTTATGGTGCAATGCAGCTAACAGGCAACGGTGTTTTTGGCGAAGTGGAAGATCGCGAAAATGCAATAAAAGTTTTGCGGGAAGCTGTAGCAAATGGTGTTAATTTTATTGATACCGCAGAAGCTTACGGACCAAAATTTAACGAATCTTTAATCGCTGATGCATTACACCCTTACAAACAGGATCTCCTTATTGCTACCAAAGGAGGTTTTGACCGACCGGGTCCCAACAACTGGGTTCCAAATGGTAATCCTGAAAAAATCGGGCAAGATATTGAAGGAAGTTTACAGCGTTTAAAAGTAGACTCGATTGATTTATGGCAACTGCATCGTATCGATCCTAAAGTTAATGTAGCTGATACCCTTGCACCAGTTATAGAAGCGGTAAAAGAGGGTAAAATAAAATATGTTGGTCTGTCTGAAGTAACCATCGATCAGATCAAACAGGTACAGGATATTCTGCCAATTGTATCGGTTCAGAATTTATACAACTTAGCCAACAGACAATGGGAAAATGTACTTGATTTTACTGCCGAACAAGGTTTAGCTTTTATTCCCTGGTTTCCACTGGCTTCTGGCCCTGCAAAATTAGAAGATAAAATTAAAGCAATAGCTGAAAAACATCAGGCCACTACAGCACAGATTGCACTGGCCTGGTTATTAAAAAGATCTTCAAACATCCTGTTAATACCTGGAACAAAATCTGTTGCGCATTTAAAAGAAAACTTAAAAGCTACAGAAATCGAATTAACTGATGCAGAATTTGAAAGTTTAGCGAAATAA